Proteins encoded in a region of the Flavobacteriaceae bacterium HL-DH10 genome:
- a CDS encoding type I restriction-modification enzyme R subunit C-terminal domain-containing protein, protein MISFKSGMLQKKKEELIKELAEHGVLLEALREEVGQDLDDFDLICHIAFDQPALTRQERANNVRKRNYFGKYSETAQRVLNSLLDKYEQEGIISIEQGSVLKVKPLNQMGSPVELVRAFGKKKDFDKAIQELENEIYNIA, encoded by the coding sequence ATGATTTCATTCAAAAGTGGCATGCTTCAGAAAAAGAAAGAGGAGTTAATTAAAGAATTAGCGGAACATGGTGTTTTATTGGAAGCACTCCGTGAAGAAGTAGGACAAGATTTAGATGATTTTGATTTGATTTGTCATATAGCTTTTGACCAACCAGCATTAACAAGACAAGAACGTGCCAATAACGTACGAAAACGTAATTACTTTGGTAAGTATAGCGAAACAGCTCAAAGGGTGTTAAATAGTTTATTAGACAAGTACGAACAAGAAGGCATAATATCTATAGAACAAGGTTCTGTGCTTAAAGTAAAACCTCTGAATCAAATGGGGTCTCCTGTGGAGTTAGTAAGGGCTTTTGGTAAAAAGAAAGATTTTGATAAAGCCATACAAGAATTAGAAAATGAAATTTATAATATTGCGTAA
- a CDS encoding DEAD/DEAH box helicase family protein: protein MNKKDLSERDICSKFINPAILKAGWNMRSQVREEVSFTDGRIIVQGNLYTRGKNKRADYILYYKSNIPIAIIEAKDNKKAVGHGMQQALEYSEILQIPFVFTSNGDSFVFHDKTRTDGTLEEELTLDNFPSPEFLWQKYLSHANIETPEAQEIVEQDYYLDDSGMNPRYYQQNAVNRTIEAVAKGQDRIILVMATGTGKTYTAFNIIWRLWKTGIKKRILFLADRNALLTQTKNGDFSPFGNDIMHIIKNRKIDKSYQIYFALYQGLTSTDEDKNAYKEFSPDFFDLVVIDECHRGSASEASAWRDVLTYFNSATHIGLTATPKETKDVSNMDYFGKPVYTYSLKQGIDDGFLAPYKVVRITTNVDEGWRPTAGLLDKYGNEVTDRIYNLKDYDKSLAIDERTQVVAQKITEYLKATDRFAKTIVFCVDIDHANRMRQALINENADLVANHWNYCVKITGDDEVGKQELDNFTDVEERFPVIATTSKMLTTGIDTKMVKFIVLESNIQSVTEFKQIIGRGTRIREAEGKVYFTIMDFRKATNIFARPDFDGDPVQIYEPTLDDPVVPPDEIDPTIIEDDILGEHPELIAPRPNIDIDEEEQEITKFYVNNIPVSVINERVQYYGKDGKLITESLKDYSKKNIEKEFASLDDFIQKWHASEKERGVN, encoded by the coding sequence ATGAATAAAAAAGATCTTTCCGAAAGGGATATTTGTAGCAAGTTTATTAACCCTGCTATATTAAAAGCAGGTTGGAATATGAGAAGCCAAGTAAGAGAAGAAGTTTCTTTTACAGATGGTCGAATCATTGTACAAGGAAATTTGTATACCAGAGGGAAAAATAAACGAGCTGATTATATACTATATTATAAATCCAATATACCTATTGCTATTATTGAAGCTAAAGACAATAAAAAGGCAGTTGGACATGGAATGCAACAAGCATTAGAATATTCTGAGATTCTACAAATTCCATTTGTATTTACCTCAAATGGAGATTCTTTTGTGTTTCACGATAAAACAAGAACAGACGGAACTTTAGAAGAAGAGTTAACATTAGATAACTTTCCTTCACCAGAATTCTTGTGGCAGAAGTATTTAAGTCACGCAAATATTGAAACTCCAGAAGCGCAAGAAATAGTTGAACAAGATTATTACTTAGATGACAGCGGTATGAATCCCCGCTATTATCAGCAAAATGCTGTTAATAGAACAATAGAAGCTGTTGCCAAAGGACAAGATCGTATTATTTTGGTAATGGCTACAGGTACTGGTAAAACGTATACAGCATTTAATATTATTTGGAGGTTATGGAAAACGGGAATAAAAAAACGCATTTTATTTCTTGCAGATAGAAACGCTTTATTGACACAAACTAAAAATGGTGATTTCTCTCCTTTTGGTAATGACATCATGCATATCATTAAAAACAGAAAAATTGATAAATCCTATCAAATATATTTTGCACTTTATCAAGGATTAACCAGTACTGATGAAGATAAAAATGCGTACAAAGAATTTAGTCCAGATTTTTTTGATTTAGTGGTTATTGATGAGTGCCATAGAGGAAGTGCTTCAGAAGCTTCAGCTTGGCGTGATGTTTTAACTTATTTCAATTCGGCTACGCATATTGGATTAACGGCAACTCCTAAAGAGACTAAAGATGTTTCAAACATGGATTATTTTGGTAAACCTGTTTACACATATTCATTAAAACAAGGCATTGATGATGGTTTTTTGGCTCCCTATAAGGTTGTCAGAATAACTACTAATGTTGATGAGGGTTGGAGGCCAACTGCGGGTTTACTTGATAAATACGGTAATGAAGTAACAGATCGTATTTATAATTTGAAAGATTATGATAAATCTTTAGCGATTGATGAACGTACACAAGTTGTTGCACAAAAAATAACGGAATATTTAAAGGCGACCGACCGTTTTGCAAAAACCATTGTATTTTGCGTAGATATAGATCATGCCAACAGAATGCGCCAAGCTTTAATAAATGAAAATGCAGACTTAGTAGCTAATCATTGGAATTATTGTGTGAAAATCACAGGCGATGATGAAGTAGGTAAACAAGAATTAGATAATTTTACAGATGTAGAAGAACGCTTTCCTGTTATTGCAACCACTTCAAAAATGCTTACCACTGGTATTGATACCAAAATGGTAAAGTTCATTGTTTTAGAATCCAACATACAATCCGTTACAGAATTTAAACAAATAATAGGTAGAGGAACAAGAATAAGAGAAGCTGAAGGCAAAGTGTATTTTACTATCATGGACTTTCGTAAGGCTACTAATATTTTTGCAAGACCAGATTTCGATGGTGATCCTGTTCAAATTTACGAACCAACTCTTGATGACCCTGTAGTGCCACCAGATGAAATTGACCCAACTATTATTGAGGATGACATTCTAGGCGAGCATCCAGAGTTAATAGCTCCTCGCCCGAATATTGACATAGATGAAGAAGAACAAGAAATTACAAAGTTTTATGTAAATAATATTCCCGTCTCTGTTATTAATGAACGTGTACAATACTATGGTAAAGACGGAAAACTAATTACCGAATCTTTAAAAGACTATTCTAAAAAGAATATAGAAAAAGAATTTGCTTCTTTAGATGATTTCATTCAAAAGTGGCATGCTTCAGAAAAAGAAAGAGGAGTTAATTAA
- a CDS encoding DUF5906 domain-containing protein → MKYLRISSDYYKVVNKPLINGETVATIVKWKKAEIVTDHGKEYLCQIKKYDGFILRPSHTDYQPVYKHFYNKYEKVEHEFIQGDFTETINYLKHIFGNQYELGLDYLSILWRNPTQVLPILCLVSTERNTGKTTFLSFLKLIFQNNLTINTNEEFRGRFNSDWTSKLLICIDEVLLEKREDSERLKHLSTATSYKSESKGVDKTEEAFYGKFILCSNNEDSFINIDQGEIRYWVIKVNPFEFENTELLIKLKGELPAFMHYLNQRKILTPKKTRMWFTPEQIRTTALEKLLKCNQNFILREIKECLMDDFIKFDVDQLFYTSSDLVEKLKANNVRATPNLISKVIKQYLKIDSINSSYNKYHLSKCVHGDGFMLEKVMFKGRFYNFEKALIENI, encoded by the coding sequence ATGAAATATTTAAGAATAAGCTCAGATTACTATAAAGTGGTAAATAAGCCGTTAATAAATGGAGAAACAGTTGCTACTATTGTAAAATGGAAAAAAGCAGAAATTGTTACAGACCATGGTAAAGAGTATTTATGCCAAATTAAGAAATATGATGGATTTATTTTAAGACCATCTCATACGGATTATCAACCTGTATATAAGCATTTTTATAATAAATATGAAAAAGTTGAACATGAATTTATACAAGGGGATTTTACAGAAACTATAAATTATTTAAAGCATATTTTTGGAAATCAATATGAGTTAGGGTTAGATTATCTATCCATTTTATGGAGAAATCCTACTCAGGTATTACCAATCCTTTGCTTGGTAAGTACTGAACGAAATACAGGTAAAACAACTTTTTTAAGCTTCCTGAAGCTGATTTTTCAAAATAACTTAACCATTAATACAAACGAAGAGTTTCGTGGAAGGTTTAATAGTGATTGGACAAGTAAGCTTTTAATATGCATTGATGAAGTGCTTTTAGAAAAGCGGGAAGATAGTGAGCGATTAAAGCACTTGTCTACAGCTACGTCTTATAAATCAGAATCCAAGGGGGTTGATAAGACTGAGGAAGCGTTCTATGGTAAATTTATTTTATGTTCTAATAATGAAGACTCTTTTATTAATATCGATCAAGGAGAAATACGTTATTGGGTAATTAAAGTTAACCCTTTTGAGTTTGAAAATACTGAATTACTTATTAAATTAAAAGGAGAATTACCAGCGTTCATGCATTATCTAAATCAAAGAAAAATATTGACACCCAAGAAAACAAGAATGTGGTTTACACCAGAGCAAATTAGAACTACTGCATTAGAAAAGTTATTGAAATGCAATCAAAATTTTATTTTGCGAGAGATTAAGGAATGTCTTATGGATGATTTCATAAAGTTTGATGTAGATCAATTATTTTATACATCTTCTGATTTAGTAGAAAAGCTTAAAGCGAATAATGTAAGGGCTACGCCTAATCTTATTTCTAAAGTAATAAAACAATATTTGAAAATTGACAGTATTAACTCTTCTTATAATAAATACCATTTATCGAAATGTGTACATGGAGATGGTTTTATGTTAGAGAAAGTAATGTTTAAAGGACGCTTTTATAATTTCGAAAAAGCGTTAATAGAAAATATTTAA
- a CDS encoding helix-turn-helix domain-containing protein, with protein MIKNSILLSELTPEQLKELVGSSVKSQLNDFKKSLGNLHSNDELFSREEACKFLKIDLSTLWHWTQKGKVTAYAISSRRYYKRCELLEALKPLKK; from the coding sequence ATGATTAAAAATTCAATTCTATTATCCGAGTTAACACCAGAACAACTAAAAGAATTAGTTGGTTCAAGTGTGAAAAGTCAGCTTAATGACTTTAAAAAATCATTAGGAAATCTTCATTCTAATGATGAACTATTTAGTAGGGAAGAGGCTTGTAAATTTCTTAAAATTGATTTGTCTACGCTTTGGCATTGGACACAAAAAGGAAAGGTTACAGCTTATGCCATTTCTTCAAGACGTTATTACAAAAGATGTGAGCTTTTGGAGGCTCTTAAACCTTTAAAAAAGTAA
- a CDS encoding tyrosine-type recombinase/integrase, whose translation MAAVNFLYRSVKSEAFLSLRLLFRFNEKDFVRAANTNLKVTKEYWERIHKLKRAKDVDVINKQFEVRKELNKIESYILNAFHSANPSLVDKKWLEHQLDLYYNPNQAIKQLPKLLTDYIDHYVIVRSQEIKPASVTKFNVIKNKIIRLEKDIGKKILVKEVDENFKMLFVNFCVKEKYANNTIQRDLGLIKTFCKHARGNGLEVSIQLDKLKLKKEKVSHIYLSFFELEEIQKTVLEFDHLENARDWLVISCFLGQRISDFMKFRKSMIRIEKGKHLIEFTQQKTGKLMTVPLHPKVLSILKKHDGEFPRQISDQRYNDYIKVICSKAKLNEKVLGKKQENIAPKDSDEKIIRNKEGIYEKWELVTSHIGRRSFASNFYGKIPTSYLIYITGHSSEAMFLQYIGKSNKDIAMELTNYF comes from the coding sequence ATGGCAGCAGTAAATTTTTTATACAGATCAGTTAAGTCGGAAGCATTCCTAAGTCTAAGATTATTATTTAGATTTAATGAAAAAGATTTTGTTCGTGCAGCCAATACAAACTTAAAGGTTACCAAGGAGTATTGGGAGCGGATTCATAAATTAAAACGAGCAAAGGATGTTGATGTTATTAATAAACAATTTGAAGTAAGAAAAGAATTAAATAAAATTGAATCATATATTTTAAATGCTTTTCATTCAGCTAATCCTTCTTTAGTTGATAAAAAATGGTTAGAACACCAATTAGACCTCTATTATAACCCGAATCAAGCAATTAAACAACTTCCTAAATTACTTACTGATTATATTGATCATTATGTAATAGTTCGATCTCAAGAGATTAAGCCTGCATCAGTAACTAAATTCAATGTTATTAAAAATAAAATAATTAGATTAGAAAAAGATATTGGTAAAAAGATATTAGTAAAAGAGGTTGATGAAAACTTTAAAATGCTCTTTGTCAATTTTTGTGTAAAAGAAAAATATGCTAATAATACTATTCAAAGAGATTTAGGTTTAATAAAAACCTTTTGTAAGCATGCAAGAGGAAATGGTTTAGAAGTAAGTATTCAGCTTGATAAATTGAAATTAAAAAAAGAAAAAGTTTCACATATTTACTTGAGTTTTTTTGAATTAGAAGAAATTCAGAAAACAGTTTTAGAATTTGATCATTTAGAAAATGCTAGGGATTGGTTAGTTATAAGTTGTTTTCTTGGACAACGAATTTCAGACTTTATGAAGTTTAGAAAGTCAATGATAAGAATTGAAAAAGGAAAACATTTAATCGAATTTACTCAGCAAAAAACTGGTAAATTAATGACTGTACCATTGCATCCTAAAGTTTTAAGTATTTTAAAAAAGCATGATGGTGAATTTCCTAGACAAATATCAGACCAACGCTATAATGATTATATAAAGGTTATTTGTTCGAAAGCTAAATTAAATGAAAAAGTTTTAGGTAAGAAGCAAGAAAATATAGCACCAAAAGATTCAGATGAAAAAATCATTAGAAATAAGGAAGGGATCTATGAAAAATGGGAGCTTGTAACTAGCCATATCGGAAGGCGCTCTTTTGCTTCTAACTTTTACGGTAAAATACCTACTTCTTATTTAATTTATATCACAGGACATAGTTCAGAAGCTATGTTTTTGCAGTATATAGGTAAGAGTAATAAAGATATTGCAATGGAATTAACTAACTATTTTTAA
- a CDS encoding IS3 family transposase, which produces MNASHFQERWEIYGFIASYKHLYPIERMCKVFKVSRSSFYRWYRAGPSKRALEHSLFTDLIKNEFDLSKQRYGSTKIAEQLKRKGHCISRSRVAKTSIFEYIEIWYNRKRLHSFLGYKTPYEVEQEFYQFKNVA; this is translated from the coding sequence ATGAATGCTTCGCATTTCCAAGAGCGATGGGAAATCTATGGATTTATAGCCAGTTATAAACATTTATACCCCATCGAGAGGATGTGCAAAGTTTTTAAAGTAAGTAGGAGCAGTTTTTATAGGTGGTATAGAGCTGGTCCATCAAAACGGGCACTGGAACACAGCTTATTTACAGATTTGATAAAAAATGAATTTGACCTGAGTAAACAGCGTTATGGCTCCACAAAAATAGCGGAACAACTAAAACGTAAAGGTCATTGTATATCTAGGAGTAGAGTGGCTAAAACAAGTATTTTTGAATATATCGAAATATGGTATAATAGAAAACGTTTACACTCTTTTTTGGGGTATAAAACGCCTTACGAAGTAGAACAAGAATTTTATCAATTTAAAAATGTAGCATAG
- a CDS encoding transposase, which translates to MKKRYYSTELKEQAVRLSYQRVNIKELADELGVEVQRIYKWRNAAKITTLPKAEKPIPEDTLELKRLRKALKKRNLNLKY; encoded by the coding sequence ATGAAAAAACGATATTACAGTACTGAATTAAAGGAGCAAGCAGTTAGGTTAAGTTACCAGCGAGTTAACATAAAAGAATTAGCAGATGAGCTGGGCGTAGAAGTTCAGAGAATCTACAAATGGCGCAATGCAGCCAAAATAACTACATTACCCAAGGCAGAAAAACCAATACCCGAAGATACTTTAGAGCTTAAAAGACTTCGCAAAGCCCTTAAAAAAAGGAACTTGAACTTGAAATATTAA
- a CDS encoding glycosyl hydrolase, protein MKKVISISCSFLLFLVAISCNTNENKQSNESFYQDFKTPPNTAKPRVWWHWMNGNITKEGIQKDLDWMESIGIGGFHNFDAKFLTPVVVPNRLVYMTPQWKDAFSFTTDLAAKKGFEMAIAGSPGWSVTGGPWVEPKDGMKKYVWSEVVVKGGQNYSGKLPEPPSNIGNFQDVPMDEEGMDGAFVGEKPKFYKDAFVIAYKLPDNEKQLAELSPILSKSGGDFDTKYVMDNDLSKSYFLPPTKVGEDMWVQYAFNSPQTFKAFSVSGASHDKLAEFNGGVKNRSLKVSDDGINFRTIATVSGSHVPFNTVSIKPTTAKYWRMCFETLPPKPDIFALMAGAPMGELHPNGVEVAEFVLYNTSRIDQIEDKAGFSPWTENRVDSSNNESDIISEENIIDLSSKMQPDGTLKWEVPKGQWKIVRFGYALTGRQNHPASPEATGLEVDKLNKEAVRKYINTYLDMYKDATGNKLGANGLEYMILDSYEAGLMNWTSNFPQEFEKKCGYSIVKWLPVLLGRTVVSNEASEKFLWDFRKTIGDLVAENHYDVIGEELHKRGMKRYTESHENKRVYLVDGMDVKRHADIPMAAMWTPGSLAEGADEEVRSEADIRESASVANIYGKPFVAAESMTSVGKPFQEYPESLKRTADMELASGLNRFVIHTSVHQPLDDKKPGFTLGPFGQYFTRHETWSGAGAKAWIDYLSRSSYMMQKGKNVADILYYYGENENITWLFKDQLPNIPKGYEFDFCNATALIDAIETKDGKLVAQSGNTYEVLMLDASAKWMTFPVLKKLAELAKSGARIIGEKPKGSPSLSDNQIEFEKLAEEVWSMDNVGINLNIEIPEDVLITDTDHDIRFKHRVDNDTDIYWLNNRNENPTNTKVSFKVSGKKPKLLNAETGAITTVSYEIIGDRTNVSLALKSWDAVFIVFDEVSEVTSFNVALPQEKSQQIIGGTWVVDFNGLLKESQALTSWTTSDETKYFSGTATYKNGFEFLNIDEKSTYILQFDDLKHIAEVTLNGKKVGVIWKKPYQIDVTNAIVKGDNQLEIKVTNLWANRLVGDAQPDVIEKKTFTTMPFYQKDSPLRPSGLIGDIKIIQLK, encoded by the coding sequence ATGAAAAAAGTAATATCTATAAGCTGTTCTTTTTTGCTTTTTTTAGTTGCGATTAGCTGTAATACTAATGAAAACAAGCAAAGTAATGAGTCTTTTTATCAAGATTTTAAAACACCTCCAAATACTGCTAAACCCAGGGTTTGGTGGCATTGGATGAATGGTAATATTACCAAAGAAGGGATTCAAAAAGATTTAGATTGGATGGAAAGCATTGGTATTGGAGGTTTTCATAATTTCGATGCTAAATTTTTAACTCCAGTTGTGGTGCCTAACAGGTTGGTCTATATGACGCCACAATGGAAAGATGCCTTTAGTTTCACAACAGATTTAGCTGCTAAAAAAGGTTTTGAGATGGCTATAGCAGGTTCGCCGGGATGGAGCGTTACAGGAGGTCCTTGGGTAGAACCTAAAGATGGCATGAAAAAATATGTTTGGTCTGAGGTTGTTGTTAAGGGCGGACAAAATTATAGTGGAAAGTTACCAGAGCCTCCTAGTAATATTGGTAATTTTCAAGATGTGCCAATGGATGAAGAAGGTATGGATGGTGCTTTTGTTGGTGAGAAACCAAAGTTTTATAAAGATGCCTTTGTTATTGCTTATAAGCTTCCTGATAATGAAAAACAGTTAGCAGAATTAAGTCCTATTTTGAGCAAAAGCGGAGGTGATTTTGATACTAAATATGTAATGGATAATGATTTGTCTAAGTCGTATTTCCTGCCACCAACAAAAGTTGGCGAAGATATGTGGGTGCAATATGCTTTTAATTCACCACAAACATTTAAAGCTTTTTCAGTTTCAGGAGCTAGTCATGATAAATTGGCTGAATTCAATGGAGGTGTTAAAAACCGAAGTTTAAAAGTTAGTGATGATGGCATTAATTTTAGAACAATAGCCACAGTTTCTGGTTCACATGTACCATTTAATACAGTTTCGATAAAACCAACTACTGCTAAATACTGGCGTATGTGCTTTGAAACACTACCTCCTAAACCAGATATTTTTGCATTAATGGCAGGTGCGCCAATGGGAGAGCTTCATCCTAATGGTGTTGAGGTTGCTGAATTTGTATTGTATAATACATCAAGAATCGATCAAATAGAAGACAAAGCAGGTTTTAGTCCATGGACAGAAAATAGGGTGGATTCTTCGAATAACGAAAGTGATATTATTTCAGAAGAAAATATTATAGACCTATCCAGTAAAATGCAGCCAGATGGCACTTTAAAATGGGAGGTTCCAAAAGGACAATGGAAAATTGTAAGGTTTGGTTACGCGCTTACAGGACGTCAAAACCATCCCGCTTCGCCTGAAGCAACAGGTTTAGAGGTCGATAAATTGAATAAAGAAGCCGTTAGAAAGTATATCAATACCTATTTAGACATGTATAAAGATGCTACAGGAAATAAGCTGGGGGCAAATGGGTTGGAATATATGATTTTGGATAGTTATGAAGCAGGTTTAATGAATTGGACTTCAAACTTTCCTCAAGAATTTGAAAAAAAATGTGGGTACAGTATAGTAAAATGGCTACCAGTACTTCTTGGAAGAACTGTTGTTAGCAACGAAGCCAGCGAGAAGTTTTTATGGGATTTTCGTAAAACGATAGGTGACCTTGTAGCAGAAAACCATTATGATGTTATTGGAGAAGAGCTTCATAAAAGAGGGATGAAGCGTTATACAGAATCCCATGAAAATAAACGGGTTTATCTGGTCGATGGCATGGATGTAAAACGTCATGCAGATATTCCTATGGCCGCCATGTGGACACCAGGAAGTTTAGCGGAAGGAGCAGACGAAGAGGTTAGGAGTGAAGCCGATATTCGCGAATCAGCATCGGTAGCAAACATATACGGAAAACCATTTGTAGCAGCTGAGTCTATGACATCAGTAGGGAAACCTTTTCAAGAATATCCTGAAAGTTTAAAACGGACTGCCGATATGGAATTAGCATCTGGTTTAAATCGTTTTGTAATACATACTTCGGTACATCAGCCTTTAGATGATAAAAAACCTGGTTTTACATTAGGACCTTTCGGTCAATATTTTACAAGACATGAAACTTGGTCTGGAGCAGGAGCTAAAGCATGGATAGATTATTTATCACGTAGTAGTTATATGATGCAGAAAGGTAAAAATGTTGCTGATATTCTATATTACTATGGAGAAAATGAAAATATTACTTGGCTATTTAAAGACCAACTACCTAATATTCCTAAAGGTTACGAATTTGACTTTTGTAATGCAACGGCTTTAATTGATGCGATTGAAACAAAGGATGGAAAACTGGTAGCGCAAAGCGGCAACACTTATGAGGTGTTAATGTTAGATGCCAGTGCAAAATGGATGACATTTCCTGTATTGAAAAAACTAGCTGAACTGGCTAAATCTGGTGCTAGAATTATAGGAGAAAAACCTAAGGGTTCCCCTAGTTTGTCAGATAATCAAATTGAATTTGAAAAGCTAGCAGAGGAGGTTTGGAGTATGGATAATGTTGGGATCAATTTAAACATAGAAATACCAGAAGACGTTTTAATCACAGATACCGATCATGATATTCGATTTAAACATAGGGTCGATAACGATACCGATATTTACTGGTTAAATAACAGAAATGAAAATCCTACGAATACAAAAGTCAGTTTTAAGGTGTCTGGAAAAAAACCTAAACTTTTAAATGCCGAAACAGGTGCAATTACGACGGTTTCTTATGAAATAATTGGGGATAGAACAAACGTATCATTAGCTTTAAAATCTTGGGATGCGGTATTTATAGTTTTTGATGAAGTTTCAGAGGTAACTAGTTTTAATGTGGCTTTACCTCAAGAAAAATCTCAACAAATTATAGGTGGAACCTGGGTGGTTGATTTTAATGGACTTTTAAAAGAAAGCCAGGCACTTACATCATGGACAACTTCAGATGAGACAAAATATTTTAGCGGTACAGCAACTTATAAAAATGGTTTTGAGTTTTTAAACATAGATGAAAAGAGCACGTACATTCTTCAATTTGATGACCTAAAACATATAGCAGAAGTAACTCTTAATGGTAAAAAAGTTGGCGTTATTTGGAAAAAACCTTATCAAATAGACGTTACAAATGCTATTGTGAAAGGTGATAATCAGTTAGAAATTAAAGTAACTAATTTATGGGCGAATCGTTTAGTTGGAGATGCACAACCAGATGTTATAGAAAAGAAAACATTTACAACGATGCCTTTCTATCAAAAAGATTCGCCTTTAAGGCCTTCGGGGTTAATTGGAGATATAAAAATAATTCAATTGAAATAA
- a CDS encoding fumarylacetoacetate hydrolase family protein, with amino-acid sequence MKLVTFINREGNTRIGWIEGTQVVDMNLAEASLPTDMLSFIDNHEEYFKTIKALGDIAPHYSLGEVTLIAPLPNPRSFRDYIGFEQHMLNASKSFGHTVGEAWYEMPIFYFTNHHGVYGPNDEIKRPEKETKLDIELEMAVIIGKKGKDIKIEDADDYIFGYTVFNDWTARAIQKREMTVPLGPHKGKDFANAIGPCIVTKDEFEQYRCSINRESHPEHLAMPKHTGSRFDLKMTAKINGETICEGNYKTVHWSFPEMMQRASENNVSLMPGDILGSGTVGWGSLIENNFSVHRPLEPGDVVELEIEGIGVLKNTVI; translated from the coding sequence ATGAAATTAGTTACATTTATAAATAGAGAAGGAAATACCCGTATAGGATGGATTGAAGGTACTCAAGTTGTTGATATGAATTTGGCAGAAGCATCGCTTCCAACTGATATGCTTTCATTTATTGATAACCATGAGGAATATTTTAAAACAATAAAAGCTCTTGGAGACATAGCACCGCATTATTCATTAGGTGAAGTGACGTTAATAGCGCCATTACCAAATCCAAGAAGTTTTAGAGATTATATTGGCTTTGAGCAGCATATGCTCAATGCCTCAAAATCATTCGGACATACAGTAGGGGAAGCTTGGTACGAAATGCCTATTTTTTACTTCACCAACCACCACGGTGTTTATGGACCCAATGATGAGATAAAACGTCCGGAAAAAGAAACCAAGTTGGATATTGAATTGGAGATGGCCGTGATTATTGGCAAAAAAGGAAAAGACATTAAAATTGAAGATGCCGACGATTATATTTTCGGTTATACGGTTTTTAACGATTGGACGGCACGTGCCATCCAAAAGCGTGAAATGACCGTGCCTTTGGGGCCACATAAAGGTAAGGATTTTGCCAATGCCATTGGGCCTTGCATCGTCACCAAAGACGAATTTGAACAATACCGTTGTTCTATAAATAGGGAAAGTCACCCAGAACATTTGGCCATGCCCAAACACACAGGCAGTAGGTTCGATTTAAAAATGACTGCAAAAATTAATGGAGAAACCATTTGCGAAGGCAATTACAAAACGGTGCATTGGAGCTTTCCGGAAATGATGCAACGTGCATCTGAAAACAATGTTTCCCTGATGCCTGGTGATATTTTAGGAAGCGGAACCGTTGGCTGGGGCAGTTTGATAGAAAACAATTTTTCGGTGCACCGACCATTGGAGCCCGGAGATGTTGTAGAGCTTGAAATAGAAGGTATTGGTGTATTAAAAAATACAGTTATTTGA